The proteins below are encoded in one region of Micromonospora sp. DSM 45708:
- a CDS encoding serine hydrolase domain-containing protein: MTSISDRLDRMARQAQAKGRVPALSAALHRADRPLWACAVGGTGNDTPLGPESVFRIGSVTKTFTAVLVMQCRDDGLLDLDDPVGRHLDLPAHGELTVRRLLSHTAGLQREPYGDVWDTLRAPAVDELLADLARVERVLPTGRRFHYSNLGPALLGELVARRRGGTWAEVLAERVLAPLGLTATGVTPGERAVTGFLVDAYSDEAHPEPPADFGAVAPAAQLWSTAPDMARWAAFLADPAALDPAGVVLTPATVEEMRWPLTTTDESLWAAGFGLGLILVPRPARVTHVGHDGAMPGFLAAVYGRRGGEGTAGAMGCAVLGSSGTGVEVLGLAHELLDAAAEHDPAEIEPWRPGPPAPEHLRGMLGRWWGEGFESVFSWHDGALRARGADDPAGRPPSVFAPLPDRPDVFRTVSGREAGELLRLTRDERGVVVRMHWATYRFTRRQEAFDGYDFRTGG; this comes from the coding sequence GTGACCTCGATCTCCGACCGGCTCGACCGGATGGCCCGGCAGGCCCAGGCGAAGGGGCGGGTCCCGGCGCTGTCGGCGGCGCTGCACCGCGCCGACCGGCCGCTCTGGGCCTGCGCGGTGGGCGGTACCGGCAACGACACCCCGCTCGGTCCGGAGAGCGTCTTCCGGATCGGCTCGGTCACCAAGACGTTCACCGCGGTGCTGGTCATGCAGTGTCGGGACGACGGCCTGCTGGACCTGGACGATCCGGTCGGACGGCACCTCGACCTGCCCGCGCACGGCGAGCTGACCGTCCGCCGGCTGCTGTCGCACACCGCCGGCCTGCAACGCGAGCCGTACGGCGACGTGTGGGACACGCTGCGCGCCCCGGCCGTCGACGAGTTGCTCGCCGACCTGGCCCGGGTGGAGCGGGTGCTGCCCACCGGCCGGCGCTTCCACTACTCCAACCTCGGCCCGGCGCTGCTCGGCGAGCTGGTCGCCCGGCGGCGCGGCGGCACCTGGGCCGAGGTGCTCGCCGAGCGGGTGCTCGCCCCGCTGGGGCTGACCGCCACCGGCGTCACGCCGGGGGAGCGGGCCGTCACCGGTTTCCTGGTGGACGCGTACTCCGACGAGGCGCACCCGGAGCCGCCCGCCGACTTCGGCGCGGTGGCGCCGGCCGCCCAGCTCTGGAGCACCGCGCCGGACATGGCCCGCTGGGCGGCCTTCCTGGCCGACCCGGCCGCGCTCGACCCGGCCGGCGTGGTGCTCACCCCGGCCACCGTCGAGGAGATGCGCTGGCCGCTGACCACCACCGACGAGTCGCTCTGGGCGGCCGGCTTCGGCCTCGGGCTGATCCTGGTGCCCCGACCGGCTCGGGTGACGCACGTCGGGCACGACGGCGCGATGCCCGGCTTCCTGGCCGCCGTCTACGGCCGCCGTGGCGGGGAGGGCACCGCCGGCGCGATGGGATGCGCGGTGCTCGGCTCGTCCGGCACCGGCGTCGAGGTGCTCGGCCTGGCGCACGAGTTGCTCGACGCCGCGGCCGAGCACGACCCGGCGGAGATCGAGCCGTGGCGTCCCGGCCCGCCCGCGCCGGAGCACCTGCGCGGCATGCTGGGCCGCTGGTGGGGCGAGGGGTTCGAGTCCGTCTTCTCCTGGCACGACGGGGCGCTGCGGGCCCGGGGCGCGGACGACCCGGCCGGCCGACCGCCGTCGGTGTTCGCGCCGCTGCCGGACCGGCCGGACGTGTTCCGCACGGTCTCCGGTCGGGAGGCGGGCGAGTTGCTCCGGCTCACCCGGGACGAGCGGGGCGTGGTGGTCCGGATGCACTGGGCGACCTACCGCTTCACCCGGCGGCAGGAGGCGTTCGACGGGTACGACTTCCGGACCGGCGGCTGA
- a CDS encoding DUF4870 domain-containing protein: protein MTEPPRPPGAGDPGPQPDPFPPSAPYGSSPADEPPTAPLSGAPGGGGYPPPGGYPPPGGQPPAGGYPPPGGYPPPGGGAPGYGAPGGGYPGGGSYGPPAGYANNDDKTWALVAHFGGAAGMLIGGGVLGWIAPLVALLARGNQSPTVRAHAVAALNFQLIWSVIALVGWILTCILIGLVVGFGAMIVGIIFGILAGVKANEGQLYRYPMSASLIK from the coding sequence ATGACTGAACCTCCTCGCCCTCCCGGAGCGGGGGACCCCGGCCCCCAGCCCGACCCGTTCCCGCCGTCGGCGCCGTACGGCTCCTCGCCGGCCGACGAGCCCCCCACCGCACCACTGTCCGGGGCTCCGGGCGGGGGCGGCTATCCCCCGCCCGGCGGTTATCCGCCCCCGGGCGGCCAGCCTCCGGCGGGTGGCTACCCCCCGCCGGGTGGTTATCCCCCGCCCGGTGGTGGCGCCCCGGGCTACGGCGCGCCCGGCGGCGGCTACCCCGGTGGCGGCTCCTACGGCCCGCCGGCCGGTTACGCCAACAACGACGACAAGACGTGGGCCCTGGTCGCGCACTTCGGCGGCGCGGCCGGGATGCTGATCGGCGGCGGCGTGCTGGGCTGGATCGCGCCGCTGGTGGCGCTGCTGGCCCGGGGCAACCAGTCCCCGACCGTGCGGGCGCACGCGGTCGCCGCGCTGAACTTCCAGCTCATCTGGTCGGTCATCGCGCTGGTCGGCTGGATCCTCACCTGCATCCTGATCGGCCTGGTGGTCGGCTTCGGCGCCATGATCGTCGGGATCATCTTCGGCATCCTGGCCGGGGTGAAGGCCAACGAGGGGCAGCTCTACCGCTACCCGATGTCGGCCAGCCTGATCAAGTGA
- a CDS encoding enoyl-CoA hydratase-related protein, whose protein sequence is MTSPDALVRVATARGVTTLTLDSPHNRNALSTPLMTELLAGLAAAVADDAVRAIVLDHTGPVFCSGADLKETAAAYASGTVPAGMLGDVLVAVRECPKPVLAKVAGPARAGGLGLIAAADLAVCAEEATFAFTEVRIGVIPAVISATVLPRLSPRAAAELYLTGETFDGRRAAEVGLVTAAVPADGLDAAVERYRAALVKGAPAALAGAKELLRRPAATDLRAEIGALAALSTGYFLSDEGREGVLAFREKRPAAWVPAEG, encoded by the coding sequence ATGACCTCTCCGGACGCTCTCGTGCGGGTCGCCACGGCCCGTGGGGTGACCACCCTCACCCTGGACAGCCCGCACAACCGCAACGCGCTCTCCACGCCGCTGATGACCGAGCTGCTCGCCGGGCTGGCCGCGGCGGTCGCCGACGACGCGGTCCGGGCGATCGTGCTGGACCACACCGGCCCGGTCTTCTGCTCCGGCGCCGACCTGAAGGAGACCGCCGCCGCGTACGCCAGCGGGACCGTGCCGGCCGGCATGCTCGGCGACGTGCTGGTCGCCGTCCGGGAGTGCCCGAAGCCGGTGCTGGCGAAGGTGGCCGGGCCGGCCCGGGCCGGCGGGCTGGGCCTGATCGCCGCCGCCGACCTGGCGGTCTGTGCCGAGGAGGCGACGTTCGCGTTCACCGAGGTGCGGATCGGCGTGATCCCGGCGGTGATCTCGGCGACCGTGCTGCCCCGGCTGAGCCCGCGGGCCGCCGCCGAGCTGTACCTGACCGGGGAGACGTTCGACGGCCGGCGGGCCGCCGAGGTCGGCCTGGTCACCGCCGCGGTGCCGGCGGACGGGCTGGACGCCGCCGTCGAGCGCTACCGCGCCGCGCTGGTCAAGGGCGCGCCGGCGGCGCTGGCCGGGGCGAAGGAGCTGCTGCGCCGGCCGGCCGCCACCGATCTGCGGGCGGAGATCGGTGCGTTGGCGGCGCTCTCCACGGGGTACTTCCTCTCCGACGAGGGGCGGGAGGGGGTGCTCGCGTTCCGTGAGAAGCGCCCGGCGGCGTGGGTGCCCGCCGAAGGATAG
- a CDS encoding 16S rRNA (uracil(1498)-N(3))-methyltransferase, producing the protein MSAPLFLVEALPTGDTVTLDGPEGHHAATVQRLRVGEELLLADGRGGTAAAVVTAVGRGTLDARVTARGYADACVPRLVVVQGIAKGERGELAVQAMTEVGVDEIVPWAASRSVAQWRGDRGVRAREKWVATAREAAKQARRPWLPVVAGAPDESTARVARRIAGAGAAFVLHEEAEERLTTVELPSTGEIVLVVGPEGGIADAELASFREAGARPVRLGPSVLRTSTAGVAALSVLFTRLPRW; encoded by the coding sequence GTGTCGGCGCCGCTGTTCCTGGTCGAGGCGCTGCCCACCGGCGACACGGTGACGCTGGACGGCCCGGAGGGCCACCACGCGGCCACCGTGCAGCGGCTGCGCGTCGGCGAGGAACTGCTGCTCGCCGACGGCCGGGGCGGCACCGCCGCCGCGGTGGTCACCGCCGTCGGCCGGGGCACGCTCGACGCGCGCGTCACCGCCCGGGGGTACGCCGACGCGTGCGTCCCGCGGCTGGTGGTGGTGCAGGGGATCGCCAAGGGCGAGCGGGGTGAGCTGGCCGTGCAGGCGATGACCGAGGTCGGGGTGGACGAGATCGTGCCCTGGGCGGCGTCCCGCTCGGTCGCCCAGTGGCGCGGCGACCGGGGCGTACGGGCCCGGGAGAAGTGGGTGGCCACCGCCCGGGAGGCCGCCAAGCAGGCCCGTCGCCCGTGGCTGCCGGTGGTGGCCGGCGCCCCGGACGAGTCCACCGCCAGGGTGGCCCGCCGGATCGCCGGCGCCGGTGCCGCGTTCGTGCTGCACGAGGAGGCCGAGGAGCGGCTGACCACCGTCGAGCTGCCGTCGACCGGCGAGATCGTCCTGGTGGTGGGTCCCGAGGGCGGCATCGCCGACGCCGAGCTGGCCAGTTTCCGCGAGGCCGGCGCCCGCCCGGTCCGCCTGGGCCCCTCGGTCCTGCGCACCTCCACCGCCGGCGTGGCCGCCCTCAGCGTCCTCTTCACCCGCCTCCCCCGCTGGTAA
- the dnaJ gene encoding molecular chaperone DnaJ, translated as MARDYYGILGVSRDASDDDIKRAYRKLARQYHPDVNPDPEAQEKFKDINAAYEVLSDDRKRQIVDLGGDPLAPGGGGAGAGGPGGAGPFVGFQDIMDAFFGGAAGGSRGPRPRTRPGADAILRLELDLNETAFGVEAPITVDTAVLCTTCSGAGTAAGTHLATCEACGGRGEVQSVQRTFLGQVVSARPCTVCQGYGTTIPHPCPTCAGDGRVRTRRSLTVKIPAGVEDGMRIRLAQQGEVGPGGGTAGDLYVEIHERTHDVYSRKGDDLHCRVTVPMTAAALGTRLTIKTLDSEEIVDVKAGTQPGSTLRLRARGVPHLRGTGRGDLYVHLDVRTPTKLDADQERMLRDFAKTRGEEVAELTKQGGFFSRMRDAFNGHA; from the coding sequence GTGGCCAGGGACTACTACGGCATTCTCGGCGTGAGCCGGGACGCCTCCGACGACGACATCAAGCGTGCCTACCGGAAGTTGGCGCGGCAGTACCACCCGGACGTCAATCCGGACCCGGAGGCACAGGAGAAGTTCAAGGACATCAACGCCGCGTACGAGGTCCTCTCGGACGACCGGAAACGGCAGATCGTCGACCTGGGCGGCGACCCGCTCGCCCCGGGTGGCGGCGGCGCGGGCGCGGGTGGCCCCGGCGGCGCCGGCCCGTTCGTCGGCTTCCAGGACATCATGGACGCGTTCTTCGGCGGCGCGGCGGGCGGCAGCCGGGGTCCCCGGCCGCGTACCCGGCCGGGCGCCGACGCGATCCTGCGGCTGGAACTGGACCTCAACGAGACCGCGTTCGGCGTCGAGGCGCCGATCACGGTCGACACCGCGGTGCTCTGCACCACCTGCTCCGGCGCCGGCACCGCCGCCGGCACCCACCTGGCCACCTGCGAGGCGTGCGGCGGTCGCGGCGAGGTGCAGTCGGTGCAGCGGACGTTCCTCGGCCAGGTGGTCTCCGCCCGGCCGTGCACCGTCTGCCAGGGCTACGGCACCACGATCCCGCACCCCTGCCCGACCTGCGCCGGTGACGGGCGGGTGCGGACCCGCCGCTCACTGACCGTCAAGATCCCGGCCGGCGTCGAGGACGGCATGCGGATCCGGCTGGCCCAGCAGGGTGAGGTCGGCCCGGGCGGCGGCACCGCCGGCGACCTCTACGTCGAGATCCACGAGCGGACCCACGACGTCTACTCCCGCAAGGGCGACGACCTGCACTGCCGGGTGACCGTGCCGATGACCGCCGCCGCGCTCGGCACCCGGCTGACCATCAAGACGCTGGACAGCGAGGAGATCGTCGACGTCAAGGCCGGCACCCAGCCGGGCAGCACGCTGCGGCTGCGCGCCCGCGGCGTGCCGCACCTGCGGGGCACCGGCCGGGGTGATCTCTACGTCCACCTGGACGTGCGCACCCCGACCAAGCTCGACGCCGACCAGGAGCGGATGCTGCGCGACTTCGCCAAGACCCGTGGCGAGGAGGTCGCCGAGCTGACCAAGCAGGGTGGCTTCTTCTCCCGGATGCGCGACGCCTTCAACGGGCACGCCTGA
- the hemW gene encoding radical SAM family heme chaperone HemW gives MPGVLPEGEPVPRDGSLPATARRAVGARGFGVYVHVPFCASRCGYCDFNTYTASELGGGASRETYADSVLAELALAGRVLGDSPPPRVDTVFVGGGTPTLLPADDLARILDGIDRTWGLAADAEVTTEANPESVTPESLRTLRAAGYTRISLGMQSAAPGVLAVLDRRHSAGRATAAAAEARDAGFDHVNLDLIYGTPGETADDFAASLAQVVDAGVDHVSAYALIVEDGTRLAARMRRGELPYPSDDVAADRYLAAEAALHAAGFSWYEVSNWARSEAARCRHNLLYWTGADWWGLGPGAHSHVGGVRWWNVKHPAAYAQRLADGASPALARERLTGDEQHMEDVMLRLRLDSGLPLDVLDTAGRAGAERARAGGLLDDAAYADGRAVLTLRGRLLADGVVRDLLP, from the coding sequence ATGCCCGGCGTCCTTCCAGAAGGCGAACCCGTCCCGCGCGACGGGTCGCTGCCCGCCACCGCCCGCCGCGCCGTCGGCGCCCGCGGCTTCGGCGTGTACGTGCACGTCCCGTTCTGCGCCAGCCGGTGCGGTTACTGCGACTTCAACACGTACACCGCCTCGGAGCTGGGTGGCGGGGCGAGCCGGGAGACGTACGCCGACAGCGTGCTGGCCGAGCTGGCGCTCGCCGGCCGCGTGCTCGGCGACTCCCCGCCGCCCCGGGTGGACACCGTCTTCGTCGGCGGCGGCACACCCACCCTGCTGCCCGCCGACGACCTGGCCCGGATCCTCGACGGCATCGACCGCACCTGGGGCCTGGCCGCCGACGCCGAGGTGACCACCGAGGCCAACCCCGAGTCGGTCACCCCGGAGTCGCTCAGGACGCTGCGGGCCGCCGGTTACACCCGGATCTCGCTGGGCATGCAGTCCGCCGCGCCGGGCGTGCTCGCCGTGCTCGACCGGCGGCACAGCGCGGGCCGGGCCACCGCCGCCGCCGCCGAGGCGCGCGACGCCGGGTTCGACCACGTCAACCTGGACCTGATCTACGGCACGCCGGGGGAGACGGCCGACGACTTCGCCGCCTCGCTGGCCCAGGTGGTCGACGCGGGCGTGGACCACGTCAGCGCGTACGCCCTGATCGTGGAGGACGGCACCCGGCTGGCCGCGCGGATGCGCCGGGGCGAGCTGCCGTACCCCTCCGACGACGTGGCGGCGGACCGCTACCTCGCCGCGGAGGCGGCGCTGCACGCGGCCGGTTTCTCCTGGTACGAGGTGTCCAACTGGGCCCGCTCCGAGGCGGCCCGGTGCCGGCACAACCTGCTCTACTGGACCGGCGCGGACTGGTGGGGCCTGGGCCCGGGGGCGCACAGCCACGTCGGCGGCGTGCGCTGGTGGAACGTCAAGCACCCGGCCGCGTACGCGCAGCGGCTGGCCGACGGCGCCTCGCCGGCGCTGGCCCGGGAACGGCTCACCGGTGACGAACAGCACATGGAGGACGTGATGCTGCGGCTGCGACTCGACTCCGGGCTGCCGCTGGACGTGTTGGACACCGCCGGGCGGGCGGGCGCCGAGCGGGCCCGTGCCGGTGGTCTGCTCGACGACGCCGCGTACGCGGACGGTCGTGCCGTGCTCACGCTGCGCGGCCGGCTGCTGGCCGACGGCGTGGTCCGCGACCTGCTGCCCTGA
- a CDS encoding histidine triad nucleotide-binding protein gives MDCLFCRIVAGEIPATIVRETATTLAFRDIDPKAPTHVLVIPKEHYADVATLAQGDPTLAGEVLHTAALVAEEEGLTVDGFRLMFNTGPYGGQEVFHVHAHLLGGAPLGPMLCR, from the coding sequence ATGGACTGCCTGTTCTGCCGGATCGTCGCCGGGGAGATCCCGGCCACCATCGTCCGCGAGACCGCCACCACCCTCGCCTTCCGGGACATCGACCCGAAGGCCCCCACCCACGTGCTGGTGATCCCGAAGGAGCACTACGCGGACGTGGCCACCCTGGCCCAGGGTGACCCGACGCTGGCCGGCGAGGTGCTGCACACCGCCGCGCTGGTGGCCGAGGAGGAGGGCCTGACCGTGGACGGGTTCCGTCTCATGTTCAACACCGGCCCGTACGGCGGCCAGGAGGTCTTCCACGTGCACGCCCATCTGCTCGGCGGCGCGCCGCTGGGCCCCATGCTCTGCCGCTGA
- a CDS encoding SDR family NAD(P)-dependent oxidoreductase has product MAGRAVLVTGASRGIGRAVARAFAADGDRVAVHHRDSAGLAEALRAELPGAGHVVVRADLADPDAVRTMVDSAARLLGGLDVLVNNAGVFGPADPPHPVFGSSYEQWRARWREVLDTNLVGAANAAWCAAQHMRERGGRIVNVSSRGAFRGEPANPAYGASKAGMNAMAQSLAVALAPYGIGVACVAPGFVETDMTNEHLKSERGEAVRAQSPFHRVARPEEIAAAVHWLASPEAEWAAGTIVDLNGASYLRT; this is encoded by the coding sequence ATGGCGGGACGGGCGGTGCTGGTGACGGGGGCCTCGCGGGGCATCGGACGCGCGGTGGCGCGCGCGTTCGCCGCCGACGGCGACCGGGTGGCGGTCCACCACCGGGACTCGGCCGGGCTGGCCGAGGCGTTGCGCGCCGAGCTGCCCGGTGCCGGACACGTGGTGGTCCGCGCCGACCTGGCGGACCCGGACGCGGTACGGACCATGGTGGACTCCGCGGCCCGGCTGCTCGGCGGCCTCGACGTGCTGGTCAACAACGCCGGCGTGTTCGGGCCGGCCGATCCGCCGCACCCGGTCTTCGGCAGCAGCTACGAGCAGTGGCGGGCGCGTTGGCGCGAGGTGCTGGACACCAACCTGGTCGGCGCCGCCAACGCCGCCTGGTGCGCCGCCCAGCACATGCGGGAGCGGGGCGGCCGGATCGTGAACGTCTCCTCCCGGGGCGCGTTTCGGGGCGAGCCGGCCAATCCGGCGTACGGGGCCAGCAAGGCGGGGATGAACGCGATGGCGCAGTCGCTCGCGGTGGCGCTGGCGCCGTACGGCATCGGGGTGGCCTGCGTGGCGCCCGGCTTCGTCGAGACCGACATGACGAACGAGCACCTCAAGAGCGAGCGCGGCGAGGCGGTGCGGGCGCAGTCGCCGTTCCACCGGGTGGCCCGCCCCGAGGAGATCGCCGCCGCCGTCCACTGGCTGGCCAGCCCGGAGGCGGAATGGGCCGCCGGCACCATCGTCGACCTGAACGGCGCCTCCTACCTCCGCACCTGA
- the hrcA gene encoding heat-inducible transcriptional repressor HrcA yields the protein MGLDDRKLAVLRAIVEDYVATQEPVGSKALVERHQLGVSPATVRNDMAVLEEEGYIRQPHTSAGRVPTDRGYRLFVDRLSRVKPLSPAERRAIERFLVGAVDLDDVVHRTVRLLAQLTRQVAVVQYPSLARSKVRHLELVPISTTRLMVVMIADTGRVEQRLVELPAPVPAEHVTDLRRLVNEKLVGSQLAETPPLVQALVEESAPHLRPAMTTLSTVLLETLVERHEERIALAGTANLTRGGLLDFQGSLRPILEALEEEVVLLKLIGETEPSNTTRVLIGDENEIDNLRAASVVSTGYGPGATIVGGLGVLGPTRMDYPGNIAMVRAVARYVGELLAQN from the coding sequence ATGGGTCTCGACGACCGCAAGCTCGCCGTGCTGCGCGCCATCGTGGAGGACTACGTCGCCACGCAGGAGCCGGTGGGCAGCAAGGCCCTGGTCGAGCGGCACCAGCTCGGCGTCTCACCGGCGACCGTGCGCAACGACATGGCGGTGCTGGAGGAGGAGGGCTACATCCGGCAGCCGCACACCAGCGCCGGCCGGGTGCCCACCGACCGTGGCTACCGCCTCTTCGTCGACCGGCTCTCCCGGGTCAAGCCGCTCAGCCCGGCCGAGCGCCGGGCGATCGAGCGCTTCCTGGTCGGCGCCGTCGACCTCGACGACGTGGTGCACCGCACGGTCCGGCTGCTGGCCCAGCTCACCCGGCAGGTGGCCGTGGTGCAGTACCCGAGCCTGGCCCGGTCCAAGGTGCGCCACCTGGAACTGGTGCCGATCTCCACCACCCGGCTGATGGTCGTCATGATCGCCGACACCGGGCGGGTCGAGCAGCGGCTGGTCGAGCTGCCCGCCCCGGTCCCCGCCGAGCACGTGACCGACCTGCGCCGGCTGGTCAACGAGAAGCTGGTCGGCAGTCAGCTCGCCGAGACGCCCCCGCTGGTGCAGGCGCTGGTCGAGGAGTCCGCGCCGCACCTGCGCCCGGCCATGACCACGCTCTCCACCGTGCTGCTGGAGACGCTCGTCGAGCGGCACGAGGAGCGGATCGCGTTGGCCGGCACCGCCAACCTGACCCGGGGTGGCCTGCTCGACTTCCAGGGCTCGCTGCGCCCCATCCTGGAGGCGCTCGAAGAGGAGGTCGTGCTGCTCAAGCTGATCGGCGAGACCGAGCCGAGCAACACCACCCGGGTGCTCATCGGCGACGAGAACGAGATCGACAATCTGCGGGCCGCCTCGGTGGTCAGCACCGGTTACGGCCCGGGTGCCACGATCGTCGGTGGGCTCGGCGTGCTCGGGCCGACCCGGATGGACTACCCCGGCAATATCGCCATGGTGAGGGCCGTGGCACGCTACGTGGGCGAACTGCTGGCCCAGAACTGA
- a CDS encoding carbohydrate ABC transporter permease yields the protein MKKIALNGAGVLVALFAAFPVYWMIATSLKPNREIFSATPRPVPAEPTLEHYREILTGNLIPGVTFLDFFLNSVLVAVATVLLSGLVALLAATAVARFRFKLRTSFLILLLVVQMIPLEALVIPLFLMIQRLGLYNTLPSLILTYLGFSLPFAVWMLRGFVAAVPKELEEAAAIDGASRAQTFRKVLFPLVAPGLVATSIFSFITAWNELIFALTFINDQQRYTLPVAMTFFFGRDDTAWGSVMAASTLFTLPVIVFFLLVQRRMVSGLVAGAVKG from the coding sequence GTGAAGAAGATCGCGCTCAACGGGGCCGGCGTGCTGGTCGCGCTCTTCGCCGCGTTCCCCGTCTACTGGATGATCGCGACCTCGCTGAAGCCCAACCGGGAGATCTTCTCGGCCACGCCGCGCCCGGTGCCGGCGGAGCCCACCCTGGAGCACTACCGGGAGATTCTCACCGGCAACCTGATCCCCGGCGTGACGTTCCTCGACTTCTTCCTCAACAGCGTGCTGGTCGCGGTGGCCACCGTGCTGCTGAGCGGCCTGGTCGCGCTGCTCGCCGCGACCGCGGTGGCCCGGTTCCGGTTCAAGCTGCGCACCAGCTTCCTGATCCTGCTCCTGGTGGTGCAGATGATCCCGCTGGAGGCGCTCGTCATCCCGCTGTTCCTGATGATCCAGCGGCTCGGCCTCTACAACACGTTGCCCAGCCTGATCCTCACCTACCTCGGCTTCTCGCTGCCGTTCGCGGTGTGGATGCTGCGCGGCTTCGTCGCGGCGGTGCCGAAGGAGCTGGAGGAGGCCGCCGCGATCGACGGGGCGAGCCGGGCGCAGACGTTCCGCAAGGTGTTGTTCCCGCTGGTCGCGCCCGGCCTGGTGGCGACCAGCATCTTCTCCTTCATCACCGCCTGGAACGAGCTGATCTTCGCGTTGACGTTCATCAACGACCAGCAGCGGTACACGCTGCCGGTGGCGATGACGTTCTTCTTCGGGCGGGACGACACCGCCTGGGGGTCGGTGATGGCCGCGTCGACGCTGTTCACGCTGCCGGTGATCGTCTTCTTCCTGCTGGTGCAGCGCCGGATGGTCTCCGGGCTGGTCGCCGGCGCGGTGAAGGGCTGA